The following proteins come from a genomic window of Maribacter sp. HTCC2170:
- a CDS encoding helix-turn-helix transcriptional regulator, whose product MTRDIIDINDFTILVEEATANEDTRDSCFFDEPVIAVAFYGEGNVDLSVKFGDKQKEFNYTKGLALSFYADKDVEFVHTVSALKPLQCIVIATSTKALDNLPNHEGELFSEMLNQLVNPKDHYVEGPSFFMTPEMQTIIDSIFSNQYEGKTKMMFFRSQITALISHFFGQLAIVGTEKIKTTEREKLVQAKTILSQNMENPPSLNELAKQIGINTFKLKKNFKEVFGVPVFKYLQNERLTLAHKLIRNREATVQEAAWQVGYDSLSSFSNAFDKKFGYRPSQIK is encoded by the coding sequence ATGACAAGGGACATTATAGACATAAATGATTTTACCATTTTAGTGGAAGAAGCCACTGCAAATGAAGATACAAGAGATTCCTGTTTTTTTGATGAGCCCGTAATTGCTGTCGCTTTTTATGGAGAAGGAAATGTAGATTTAAGTGTGAAATTTGGTGATAAACAGAAAGAATTCAACTATACCAAAGGTTTAGCTCTTTCATTTTATGCCGATAAAGATGTTGAATTTGTACATACAGTATCGGCCTTAAAACCATTACAGTGTATCGTGATTGCCACCTCCACAAAAGCATTGGATAATTTACCTAATCATGAGGGCGAATTATTCAGTGAAATGTTGAATCAGTTAGTTAATCCCAAGGATCATTATGTAGAAGGCCCTTCCTTTTTCATGACTCCTGAAATGCAGACTATTATCGATTCTATTTTCAGTAATCAATATGAAGGCAAAACCAAAATGATGTTTTTTAGAAGTCAGATTACGGCCTTAATATCACATTTTTTTGGTCAATTAGCCATAGTTGGTACAGAAAAAATCAAAACCACGGAACGGGAGAAATTGGTGCAGGCAAAAACCATTTTATCACAAAACATGGAGAATCCGCCTTCTCTAAATGAACTTGCCAAACAAATAGGAATCAACACTTTTAAATTGAAAAAAAACTTTAAAGAAGTTTTTGGAGTGCCGGTTTTCAAATACCTTCAAAACGAACGCTTAACCTTGGCACATAAATTAATCCGTAATCGAGAAGCTACTGTACAAGAGGCTGCTTGGCAAGTGGGTTATGATAGTTTGAGTTCATTTTCAAATGCTTTTGACAAAAAATTTGGCTATAGACCCAGTCAAATAAAGTAA
- a CDS encoding DUF5367 domain-containing protein: MKTKRAILLGIAIWVIGILFYSLSFYTPILENAETQANLVLFIIVMPLVWLGCSYYYKKDNKTHGYKVGQTMLLTAVALDALITVPFFVIPNGGNHYTFFTSLGFWIIAFEFLAVAVLYWYTRVYPHKTPSKK, translated from the coding sequence ATGAAAACCAAACGTGCAATTTTATTAGGTATAGCCATTTGGGTTATAGGCATACTTTTTTATTCATTATCCTTTTACACGCCCATATTAGAGAACGCGGAGACTCAAGCAAACCTTGTGCTATTTATTATAGTTATGCCATTAGTCTGGCTGGGGTGTTCTTACTATTACAAGAAAGATAACAAAACCCACGGCTACAAAGTTGGTCAGACTATGTTGTTAACTGCCGTTGCATTGGATGCACTAATAACAGTTCCGTTTTTTGTGATTCCGAATGGAGGAAACCATTACACCTTTTTCACTTCTCTAGGGTTTTGGATTATAGCTTTTGAATTTTTAGCGGTAGCCGTATTATACTGGTATACTCGAGTTTATCCTCACAAAACTCCATCAAAAAAATAA
- a CDS encoding DUF1772 domain-containing protein — translation MDFTLENIALVTLVLLTGLSAGLCFTWTNSVTPGIGRLNDFGYLQSFQHMNRAILNPVFFAVFFGPFFLNLISIYLFKSNSNHFLWLLIIAGVLYFFGVLVVTVFGNVPLNEMLNKIDLGIASIDELRQLREKFEVKWNRLHSIRTLTSIISFLLLIISISLNIKQ, via the coding sequence ATGGATTTCACTTTAGAAAACATAGCGCTTGTTACACTAGTATTATTGACAGGATTATCAGCTGGATTATGCTTTACATGGACTAATTCAGTAACACCTGGAATCGGAAGATTAAATGATTTTGGCTATTTACAATCTTTCCAACATATGAACAGGGCTATTTTAAACCCTGTATTCTTTGCCGTGTTTTTTGGTCCTTTTTTCTTGAATCTTATTAGTATATACTTATTCAAAAGCAACTCAAACCATTTCCTATGGTTATTAATAATAGCAGGAGTATTGTACTTTTTTGGAGTCCTAGTTGTAACCGTTTTTGGCAATGTACCGCTCAATGAGATGTTAAACAAAATAGATTTGGGTATTGCCAGTATTGATGAACTAAGGCAACTACGCGAAAAATTTGAAGTAAAATGGAACCGCTTGCATTCAATCAGGACATTAACTTCGATTATCTCATTTCTATTACTGATAATCAGCATATCACTAAACATTAAACAATAA
- a CDS encoding NmrA family NAD(P)-binding protein — MKNTSNILVIGGTGKTGRKVASKLIQSGHNVRIGSRSATPAFDWDNPESWSNALEGMDKVYITFQPDLAVPGALEAIEELTKQAKRCGVKKLVLLSGKGEREAELCEQVVIHSGLDYTIIRASWFNQNFSESFFLEPILEGFVALPQAEAKVPYVDTDDISDVAIEALLNDKHNGEIYQLTGPRLLTFKEVIQEISKATGREIAFTPIALPAYTSIMKQQGVPEDFVWLIEYLFSEVLVNPSNSEITHDIEKVLGKKPKDFSEYIEETVATGIWN, encoded by the coding sequence ATGAAAAATACAAGTAACATTTTAGTAATTGGCGGAACCGGTAAAACCGGCCGCAAAGTAGCAAGTAAACTAATTCAATCTGGACATAACGTTAGAATTGGTTCGCGATCAGCTACCCCTGCTTTTGATTGGGACAATCCCGAAAGCTGGTCAAATGCATTGGAAGGAATGGATAAAGTATATATAACGTTTCAGCCAGACTTAGCAGTTCCAGGAGCGTTGGAAGCGATAGAAGAACTGACAAAGCAGGCTAAAAGATGTGGTGTTAAAAAATTGGTGTTACTTTCAGGAAAAGGAGAGCGAGAGGCCGAGTTGTGTGAACAAGTCGTGATTCACTCTGGATTAGATTATACAATTATCAGAGCTAGTTGGTTTAATCAAAACTTTAGTGAAAGTTTTTTCTTGGAACCCATTTTAGAAGGATTTGTGGCCTTACCACAAGCGGAAGCCAAAGTACCTTATGTAGACACCGACGATATTTCCGATGTGGCGATTGAAGCCTTATTGAATGATAAACACAATGGTGAAATTTATCAACTCACAGGCCCAAGACTACTTACATTCAAGGAAGTTATTCAAGAGATTTCTAAGGCCACAGGAAGAGAAATCGCCTTTACACCTATTGCTTTGCCAGCTTACACAAGCATAATGAAGCAACAAGGCGTACCAGAAGATTTTGTTTGGCTAATAGAGTATTTGTTCTCCGAAGTTCTAGTAAATCCAAGTAATTCTGAAATCACCCATGACATTGAAAAGGTATTGGGAAAAAAACCAAAAGACTTTTCAGAATACATAGAAGAAACTGTAGCAACAGGAATCTGGAATTAA
- a CDS encoding carboxymuconolactone decarboxylase family protein, whose product MSKLNIESKKVENAKPIASEILKNTNKTMGFIPNMYSGMANNPALLDAYVHSYKTFRQNSGFNSIEQEIIFLSVAYENECDYCMAAHSFVADKASKVPAEITEAIRSNGIINDKKLKALSSIARLVTKNRGHISREEINSFLDSGYTENHVLGVITGVGVKTFSNYFNHVAETKLDTPFKSRAWSKTIK is encoded by the coding sequence ATGTCAAAGTTGAATATAGAATCAAAAAAAGTTGAAAACGCCAAACCAATAGCAAGCGAAATCCTAAAGAACACAAATAAAACAATGGGGTTTATTCCTAATATGTACTCCGGAATGGCGAACAATCCTGCTCTCTTAGACGCCTATGTACATTCGTACAAAACATTTCGTCAAAATTCAGGGTTTAATTCTATCGAGCAAGAAATTATTTTCCTTTCAGTCGCATATGAGAACGAATGTGACTATTGCATGGCAGCTCATAGTTTTGTTGCTGACAAGGCCTCCAAAGTTCCTGCTGAAATAACAGAAGCCATAAGATCCAATGGAATCATAAATGACAAAAAATTAAAGGCTCTAAGTTCAATTGCTCGGTTAGTCACTAAAAATAGAGGCCATATTAGTCGAGAAGAAATCAATAGTTTTTTAGATTCAGGATATACAGAAAATCACGTATTAGGAGTAATAACCGGTGTTGGAGTCAAAACTTTTAGCAATTACTTTAATCACGTTGCGGAAACCAAACTTGACACTCCATTTAAATCTAGAGCTTGGTCCAAAACTATAAAATAG
- a CDS encoding family 16 glycoside hydrolase: MKRFIPRIFAILIIILLTQSQAFSQSTKLALNEELWLATETTKVSFETFDGREAVMLEGDLGLKNSNYIEGVMTMDVYCTSKRSFAGMFFHKSDGNKDEIYLRQHKSNQVDAIQYTPVFNNEGNWQLYHKFQAKANFKLNEWNNLKVEFNKTQANVYVNDELLLTINDLQGVSESGEIGLWSLFPSWISNVSFEETKVDIENDLAIEPKLNSNYITKWQLSESYSFESLNAILDESKNLAFKNVTADNSGLLPISKYVTKKSAGNFERNAEDIVVAQFKVSSEIKEIKKMYFDYSDRCIVLLNGNELFSGNNSFRLKGPQFMGHLNPDANALNLNLMKGENTVQIILIEKANGWGLSAKFEDLERIQLH, encoded by the coding sequence ATGAAACGTTTTATTCCAAGGATTTTTGCAATACTTATCATTATTCTTTTAACGCAATCTCAGGCATTTTCGCAATCGACTAAATTAGCCCTTAACGAGGAGTTATGGCTAGCAACGGAAACTACTAAAGTTTCTTTTGAAACCTTTGATGGACGAGAAGCCGTTATGCTGGAAGGGGATCTAGGCCTAAAGAATTCCAATTACATTGAAGGTGTCATGACAATGGATGTTTATTGTACCTCAAAGCGTTCATTCGCAGGAATGTTCTTTCATAAATCTGACGGAAACAAAGATGAGATCTACCTAAGGCAGCATAAATCCAATCAAGTAGATGCTATACAATATACACCCGTTTTCAATAATGAAGGTAACTGGCAACTTTATCACAAATTTCAAGCTAAAGCTAACTTCAAACTTAATGAGTGGAACAATCTCAAAGTCGAGTTTAATAAAACCCAAGCTAATGTTTATGTAAACGATGAATTACTGCTTACAATAAATGATCTTCAAGGAGTATCAGAAAGTGGCGAAATAGGCCTCTGGTCTTTGTTCCCAAGCTGGATATCCAATGTTTCATTTGAAGAAACCAAGGTTGACATCGAAAATGATTTGGCAATTGAACCCAAGTTGAATTCAAATTACATTACTAAATGGCAACTTTCTGAGAGCTATTCTTTTGAATCACTGAATGCCATTCTTGATGAGTCTAAAAATCTAGCTTTTAAAAATGTAACAGCAGATAATTCCGGACTTCTTCCAATCTCAAAATATGTGACCAAAAAAAGTGCCGGAAACTTTGAACGAAACGCTGAGGATATTGTAGTTGCTCAATTTAAAGTGTCCTCAGAGATAAAAGAGATTAAGAAAATGTATTTTGATTATAGTGATCGTTGTATTGTATTGCTAAATGGCAATGAACTGTTTAGCGGCAATAATTCTTTTAGACTCAAAGGACCACAATTCATGGGGCATTTGAACCCCGATGCCAACGCGTTAAACCTAAATTTAATGAAAGGTGAAAATACTGTTCAAATAATTCTTATTGAAAAAGCCAATGGCTGGGGATTATCCGCAAAGTTTGAAGATTTAGAACGTATCCAATTACATTAG
- a CDS encoding 5-carboxymethyl-2-hydroxymuconate Delta-isomerase yields MPHFVLECSENVLEIKSPQEIMQKVYDSAESIGLFAKGDIKVRINPYQYYKVGGTNDKFVHVFANIMEGRSTEQKNKLSNSIVSELNEMLPNVPIISINIRDFERATYCNKSMF; encoded by the coding sequence ATGCCACACTTCGTCCTAGAATGTTCAGAAAATGTTCTTGAAATAAAATCACCCCAAGAAATTATGCAAAAAGTATATGATTCAGCAGAATCAATCGGCCTATTTGCAAAAGGGGATATTAAGGTACGTATTAACCCCTACCAATACTACAAGGTAGGTGGCACGAACGATAAGTTCGTCCACGTTTTCGCAAACATAATGGAAGGACGTTCTACTGAACAGAAAAATAAATTATCAAATAGTATAGTTTCTGAACTAAATGAAATGTTACCAAATGTTCCGATAATATCAATTAATATTCGCGATTTCGAAAGAGCTACATATTGCAATAAATCAATGTTTTAA
- a CDS encoding M1 family aminopeptidase, protein MKLIKQSDIEKMNQTLVPGELKINYEFLDEESLEKEAEFTEVITKSFTLYKDLFGGNPRDSLGATYTDFTITVSKSKDSGGEADPKSIQFKWSENKTLGKGSWKTVLMHELFHLWNGETIRYKNGEEHWFNEGFSEFYSFQTAVRMGIVSPEEMLATSALSLGYYSGSKGLGNISMREAGIDDKTKFENFFLVYHGGWITAMVLDVDIRTKTDNEKSLDDLMKWLYANFLRTENLYDTNDIINGIIITTGLDYTEFFNTYIYNSEAIPVSNYLDPGKAIWDYKWNEEGKPNHKYFYKTLGIDRDINIQTGSGSFFIEGGIDSEEKTVKVYYHRPENFTIDSEILLVIPGAGRNGDSYRNAWIEESEKYGLLILSPMYPENEYGFDDYHLGGLIKDSNLQECIERVENSNKIKLDEDKLTFKMNLITDEWIFNDFDRIFDLAVEALKSNQKSYDLFGHSAGGHILHRFALFQENSKAGKILASNASFYTLPKFNDSYPFGLKDTPVDEVLLKNAFRKNLIVLLGELDNENETGGSFLSSPTANLQGLHRLERGKYFYEMAKAKALEMKTEFNWEIKIIPNVGHNHRLMGAAAGDYLYK, encoded by the coding sequence ATGAAGCTTATTAAACAAAGTGATATAGAAAAAATGAACCAAACCTTGGTTCCGGGTGAATTAAAAATCAACTATGAGTTTTTAGATGAAGAATCGTTAGAAAAAGAAGCTGAGTTTACTGAAGTTATTACCAAATCATTCACTTTATACAAAGATTTATTTGGTGGGAATCCAAGAGATTCGTTAGGAGCTACATATACAGATTTCACAATCACGGTTAGTAAATCAAAAGACTCTGGGGGCGAGGCAGATCCTAAATCTATTCAGTTTAAATGGTCAGAAAACAAAACTCTTGGCAAGGGTTCATGGAAAACGGTACTAATGCACGAACTTTTTCATTTATGGAATGGTGAAACCATACGTTATAAAAATGGTGAAGAACACTGGTTTAATGAAGGTTTTTCAGAATTTTATTCGTTTCAGACAGCTGTTAGAATGGGAATTGTTTCGCCAGAAGAAATGTTAGCAACTTCAGCACTTTCTTTAGGTTATTATAGTGGTTCCAAAGGTTTAGGAAATATTTCAATGCGTGAAGCAGGAATTGATGATAAAACAAAGTTTGAAAACTTTTTTTTGGTATATCATGGTGGATGGATAACAGCTATGGTTTTAGATGTTGATATTCGTACTAAAACAGATAATGAAAAAAGTCTGGATGATTTGATGAAATGGCTGTATGCAAATTTCTTACGTACAGAAAATTTATATGATACAAACGATATTATTAATGGCATAATAATTACCACAGGTTTAGACTATACCGAGTTCTTTAATACATATATCTACAATTCTGAAGCGATACCGGTATCTAATTACTTGGACCCAGGAAAAGCAATATGGGATTATAAATGGAATGAAGAAGGTAAACCCAATCATAAGTATTTCTATAAAACTTTAGGGATTGACAGAGATATAAATATTCAAACTGGTTCTGGGTCATTTTTTATAGAAGGAGGAATAGACAGCGAAGAAAAAACGGTTAAAGTATATTATCATAGACCTGAAAATTTCACAATCGATTCTGAAATTCTATTGGTAATTCCTGGAGCTGGTAGAAATGGTGATAGTTATCGCAATGCGTGGATTGAAGAGTCAGAAAAATATGGTTTACTAATCCTTTCTCCCATGTACCCTGAAAATGAATATGGTTTTGATGATTATCATTTAGGCGGTTTAATTAAAGATTCGAACTTGCAAGAATGTATTGAACGTGTTGAAAATTCCAATAAAATAAAACTTGATGAGGACAAATTAACATTCAAGATGAATCTGATTACAGACGAATGGATTTTCAATGATTTCGATAGAATTTTTGACTTGGCAGTTGAAGCATTAAAATCTAATCAAAAATCCTATGATCTCTTTGGGCATTCTGCTGGAGGTCATATTTTACATAGGTTTGCACTCTTTCAAGAAAACTCCAAAGCCGGCAAAATATTAGCTTCAAATGCAAGCTTTTATACCCTACCAAAATTTAACGATTCATATCCTTTTGGATTAAAAGACACTCCAGTCGATGAAGTTTTGCTTAAAAATGCATTTAGGAAAAATCTAATTGTTCTTCTAGGTGAACTTGACAATGAGAATGAAACAGGAGGAAGTTTTTTAAGCTCTCCTACTGCTAATTTACAGGGGTTACATCGACTAGAACGCGGCAAGTACTTTTATGAAATGGCAAAAGCGAAAGCTCTTGAAATGAAAACGGAATTCAATTGGGAAATAAAAATAATACCTAATGTAGGACACAATCATCGCTTAATGGGCGCTGCTGCGGGAGATTATTTGTATAAATAA
- a CDS encoding serine hydrolase domain-containing protein: MKINLAYIILVILFTLEASTLSGQESFKHTELKTKINTYLNNSVSNGYSGSVLVAKNGEIILSKGYGWSDRIRKINNTSSTVFNIGSVTKQFTAAAILKLIEQEKIKTSDNIGQFFKKAPLDKKEITIHQLLTHTSGISPKTGGYRYDEASKEHFINTFFEASLQSKPGTKHKYANANYIMLSAIIELVSEQDYTTFLNDNFWKPLKMFHTGYKSISFNSEQLAHGYYFNYSDGIWKDWGTTQEHLPYTDNHWYSIGKGDIHSTVEDLYKWHVALNIGQILNAKSKVLFETPYVAEDVAGTSHYGYGWAIFRSKQNTKTVTHNGSNGIYFANFIRYIDDDVVVIELSNAILGKETESVAWRISDIVFDENYIPKPISKSVYELVYDFMKTNEVENVKLISSFLEKNIGQKFNDRAVFNRIGNKLLEKENNPGWGLELLKLNVEIFSNDGNLFDSLGDAYFKYNQRENTIQAFTRALELKPIDNCHWCKNSNNKLNLLKNH; encoded by the coding sequence ATGAAAATAAATCTCGCTTACATTATCCTTGTAATTCTATTTACTTTAGAAGCAAGCACTTTATCTGGACAGGAATCATTTAAACATACTGAGCTTAAAACTAAAATCAACACTTATTTAAACAATAGTGTAAGCAATGGATATTCAGGATCCGTACTAGTGGCCAAAAATGGAGAGATTATATTATCAAAAGGTTATGGTTGGTCAGATAGGATAAGAAAAATCAACAACACATCCTCAACAGTTTTCAATATAGGTTCAGTAACAAAACAATTTACTGCCGCTGCTATTCTAAAGTTAATTGAGCAAGAAAAAATTAAAACTTCGGACAACATTGGTCAGTTCTTTAAAAAAGCACCATTAGATAAAAAAGAGATAACCATTCATCAATTACTTACACATACATCAGGAATATCTCCAAAAACCGGTGGTTATAGATATGATGAAGCCAGTAAAGAACATTTCATTAATACTTTTTTTGAAGCTTCACTGCAATCAAAACCAGGTACAAAACATAAATATGCCAATGCAAACTATATTATGCTTTCGGCCATTATTGAATTGGTCTCCGAACAAGATTACACGACTTTCCTAAACGACAATTTTTGGAAACCACTCAAAATGTTTCATACTGGCTATAAAAGTATTTCTTTTAATAGTGAGCAACTTGCTCATGGATATTATTTCAATTATTCTGATGGCATTTGGAAAGATTGGGGAACAACTCAAGAACATTTACCTTATACTGATAATCATTGGTATAGCATAGGCAAAGGGGACATTCATTCCACCGTTGAGGACCTTTACAAATGGCATGTAGCACTAAATATCGGTCAAATACTAAATGCAAAATCCAAAGTATTGTTTGAAACCCCATATGTTGCAGAAGACGTAGCTGGAACTTCTCATTACGGATACGGATGGGCAATTTTCAGGAGTAAACAAAACACTAAAACTGTAACCCATAATGGTAGCAACGGCATTTATTTTGCAAACTTCATTAGGTATATTGATGACGATGTTGTTGTTATTGAATTATCAAATGCAATTCTAGGAAAGGAAACTGAAAGTGTTGCTTGGCGAATCAGTGATATAGTTTTTGATGAGAACTATATTCCAAAACCAATTTCAAAATCAGTATATGAACTTGTTTACGACTTTATGAAAACCAATGAAGTAGAAAACGTAAAACTGATATCTAGTTTTCTAGAAAAGAACATAGGGCAAAAATTTAATGATAGAGCGGTATTCAATAGAATAGGAAATAAACTACTGGAAAAAGAAAACAATCCAGGCTGGGGATTAGAACTACTCAAACTAAATGTAGAAATATTCTCAAATGACGGTAATCTTTTTGATTCACTTGGAGATGCATATTTCAAGTACAACCAAAGAGAAAATACAATTCAGGCTTTTACTAGAGCTTTGGAATTAAAACCAATAGATAATTGTCATTGGTGTAAAAACTCCAATAATAAGCTTAATTTACTTAAAAACCATTAA
- a CDS encoding S41 family peptidase — protein MKKYIISFSIVLYAFAVPFLELNNTHVFNPDWTPHVRIHEVWQLITNTGIGILCLWLVWFKNELKISALLSMLITGGFLLAYFIKDLYGGSMKYLDGSEKTLLGINIGVLGFGIAFILLLATIKTKTPKNNGVNFFTVTLCFLFASSTFSQSVDQSQWIEDIDLYKSQLEQKHIDLYNKISKVEFENEIHEIKTDIQSKNDVAIIIDLMQLTHKIGDGHTAFSLRGVETHLFPIEIYKVNGKWRVIKVTKEYEYLLGKILVGIDGKKFNRICKEVSKVAQYIENKQSKIIRTGEYSMISELLHGLNITDSEFKARFTFLDDSTGEKNNILLRAISNKEYYGNTEFRFFQTTIPQVQKPTDTKHDYLWFSPIKDAKGVYIKFESYPSFEEMEEFGESVLEFINENDTENVVIDLRNNGGGDFFVGTFLAYYLNLADSIDWKSGVYVLTDKVTFSAATSNASQFRQMLNAKIVGEPTGSNPTGYQDMGQFTLPNSGIIVTHSKRLFKFQDKSTEGVQPDVFIEYEWKSYSKGIDNMMQWIISDINN, from the coding sequence ATGAAAAAATACATCATCTCCTTTAGCATTGTTCTTTATGCATTTGCGGTTCCATTTTTGGAGTTGAACAATACTCACGTATTTAATCCAGATTGGACTCCACATGTTAGAATACACGAAGTTTGGCAACTTATCACCAATACAGGAATCGGTATACTTTGCCTTTGGCTGGTTTGGTTCAAAAATGAATTAAAAATTAGCGCCCTATTGAGTATGCTTATCACTGGTGGGTTTTTATTAGCCTACTTTATAAAAGACCTTTATGGTGGTTCAATGAAATATCTTGATGGAAGCGAAAAAACACTTCTAGGAATTAATATTGGTGTCCTAGGATTTGGAATAGCCTTTATACTCTTATTGGCCACAATAAAAACAAAAACCCCCAAGAATAATGGGGTTAATTTTTTTACAGTTACTCTTTGCTTCCTCTTTGCTTCAAGTACATTTTCACAATCCGTTGACCAATCACAATGGATAGAAGATATTGATTTGTATAAATCGCAATTAGAACAAAAGCATATTGATTTATATAATAAGATCAGCAAAGTTGAATTTGAAAATGAAATACATGAAATAAAAACTGATATACAGTCAAAAAATGACGTTGCCATTATCATAGATTTAATGCAATTAACCCATAAAATTGGCGATGGTCACACGGCATTCTCTTTGAGAGGAGTGGAAACACATTTATTCCCAATTGAAATATATAAGGTTAATGGGAAGTGGAGAGTAATAAAGGTCACCAAAGAGTATGAATATTTATTGGGCAAAATATTGGTGGGGATTGATGGAAAAAAATTTAATAGAATATGTAAGGAAGTTTCAAAAGTTGCGCAATACATTGAAAATAAGCAGTCTAAAATAATTAGAACAGGAGAATATTCAATGATATCAGAATTACTTCATGGACTAAATATTACAGATAGTGAATTTAAGGCAAGGTTTACGTTTCTAGATGATTCAACAGGAGAAAAAAACAATATTCTATTGCGAGCTATAAGTAATAAAGAGTATTACGGAAATACTGAATTTAGATTTTTTCAAACAACGATTCCCCAAGTTCAAAAACCAACCGATACTAAACACGATTATCTTTGGTTTAGCCCAATTAAAGACGCAAAAGGGGTTTATATAAAATTTGAGAGTTATCCGTCTTTCGAAGAAATGGAGGAGTTTGGAGAGTCCGTATTAGAATTCATAAATGAAAATGACACCGAAAATGTGGTTATTGATTTAAGAAATAACGGTGGAGGTGATTTTTTTGTCGGGACCTTTTTAGCCTACTATCTTAATTTAGCTGATAGTATTGATTGGAAATCTGGAGTATACGTGCTAACGGATAAGGTAACCTTTTCCGCAGCTACGAGTAATGCATCTCAATTTAGACAAATGCTCAATGCAAAAATTGTCGGGGAGCCAACAGGTTCAAATCCTACTGGATACCAAGATATGGGGCAGTTTACACTTCCAAATTCTGGAATAATTGTTACACATTCTAAAAGACTATTCAAGTTTCAAGACAAGTCAACAGAAGGAGTTCAGCCCGATGTATTTATAGAGTATGAATGGAAAAGTTACTCTAAGGGAATTGATAATATGATGCAATGGATAATAAGCGACATTAATAATTAG
- a CDS encoding GNAT family N-acetyltransferase, producing the protein MKFRKAIEQDIKHIVAMLADDELGKKRENYRIPLPEEYINAFNNINNDPNQELIVVENEDGDIVGTLQISFIQYLTYCGGIRAQIEAVRIRKDNRGTGLGTQMFKWAIQRAKDKNAHVLQLTTDKQRPNALDFYLNLGFTATHEGMKMHFTTT; encoded by the coding sequence GTGAAGTTCAGAAAAGCAATCGAACAAGATATTAAGCACATAGTTGCAATGCTCGCCGATGATGAATTGGGCAAAAAAAGGGAAAATTACCGCATACCCTTGCCCGAAGAGTACATCAATGCTTTTAATAACATTAACAATGACCCAAACCAAGAACTTATTGTAGTTGAAAACGAAGATGGTGACATTGTGGGAACTTTACAAATATCATTCATTCAATATCTTACCTATTGTGGTGGCATAAGAGCACAAATTGAAGCTGTTCGAATACGAAAAGATAACAGAGGAACAGGGTTAGGTACTCAAATGTTCAAATGGGCCATTCAAAGGGCAAAAGATAAAAATGCTCATGTGCTACAATTAACAACTGACAAACAGCGACCAAATGCCCTCGATTTTTATCTAAACTTGGGCTTCACCGCTACGCATGAAGGAATGAAAATGCACTTCACAACAACCTAA
- a CDS encoding Hsp20/alpha crystallin family protein, whose translation MSLVKFRKRRPFGSLVTSDFFDMEDFFDNRFWNQGLVNDSFWNGRKGEPALNIKENEANFEIELAAPGFAKKDFEITIDDGYLNVSAKKSTSEEEKEDDFTRREFSYKSFERSLQLPENVKEEEIKAKYKDGILSFKLEKMEEAKKAKPKVVEIA comes from the coding sequence ATGTCATTAGTAAAATTTAGAAAAAGAAGACCTTTTGGTAGTCTGGTAACCTCTGATTTTTTTGATATGGAGGATTTCTTTGACAACCGATTTTGGAACCAAGGACTGGTCAATGACAGTTTTTGGAATGGAAGAAAAGGGGAACCGGCCCTAAACATAAAAGAGAACGAAGCTAATTTTGAAATTGAATTGGCCGCTCCAGGTTTTGCAAAAAAAGATTTTGAAATCACGATTGACGATGGGTACTTGAATGTTTCTGCGAAGAAATCTACATCTGAAGAAGAAAAAGAAGATGATTTTACTCGTAGGGAGTTTAGCTACAAGTCATTTGAAAGATCACTGCAATTGCCTGAAAATGTGAAAGAAGAAGAAATTAAAGCTAAATACAAAGATGGCATTCTTAGTTTTAAGTTAGAAAAAATGGAAGAGGCCAAAAAGGCTAAACCAAAAGTAGTTGAGATTGCTTGA